A stretch of Exiguobacterium sp. BMC-KP DNA encodes these proteins:
- the hemH gene encoding ferrochelatase yields the protein MKTLGLLVMAYGTPYKPEDIERYYTHIRRGRKPSPEALAELTERYEAIGGVSPLAQVTIDQAEELHRQLSEKYAGEIEFKLYLGLKHIEPFVEDAVEQMAKDGITEAVTVVLAPHYSTFSIRSYNGRAKEVADQHGIRLASVESWYKEEAFLDWWGKEIRKTFDALPVPEEKAVLVVSAHSLPEKIIANGDPYPDQLKETAELIAQRAGVSHMITGWQSAGQTPEPWLGPDVQDLTRDVYEEKGYEAFVYVPVGFVADHLEVLFDNDYECKVVCDELGIHYARPVMPNADPAFMKAVTEAVAKQVGSYVQ from the coding sequence ATGAAGACGTTAGGATTACTTGTCATGGCGTATGGTACGCCGTATAAACCAGAAGATATCGAGCGTTATTACACGCACATCCGACGTGGACGCAAACCGTCTCCCGAAGCATTGGCAGAGTTGACGGAACGTTACGAAGCAATCGGGGGTGTCTCACCACTCGCGCAAGTCACGATTGATCAAGCAGAAGAGTTGCACCGTCAATTGTCTGAGAAATACGCGGGCGAGATTGAGTTTAAACTCTACCTTGGTCTAAAACATATTGAACCGTTCGTTGAGGATGCTGTCGAGCAAATGGCAAAAGACGGCATCACAGAAGCGGTCACGGTCGTTTTAGCACCACATTACTCTACGTTCAGTATCCGTTCGTACAATGGTCGTGCGAAGGAAGTCGCGGATCAACATGGTATTCGCCTCGCATCTGTTGAATCTTGGTATAAAGAAGAAGCGTTCCTCGATTGGTGGGGAAAAGAAATCCGCAAGACGTTCGACGCTTTACCAGTACCTGAAGAAAAAGCCGTGCTCGTTGTTTCAGCACACAGTCTGCCTGAGAAAATCATTGCAAACGGTGATCCATACCCAGACCAATTGAAAGAAACTGCAGAATTGATCGCCCAACGTGCTGGTGTATCGCATATGATCACAGGTTGGCAATCAGCTGGACAAACGCCAGAACCATGGCTCGGACCTGATGTTCAGGATCTGACACGGGACGTCTATGAAGAAAAAGGGTACGAAGCGTTCGTCTACGTACCAGTTGGTTTTGTTGCCGATCATTTAGAAGTATTGTTCGATAATGATTACGAATGTAAAGTCGTCTGCGACGAACTCGGAATTCATTATGCTCGACCTGTCATGCCAAATGCGGATCCAGCTTTCATGAAAGCTGTCACGGAAGCCGTTGCGAAACAGGTGGGTAGTTATGTCCAGTAA
- the hemG gene encoding protoporphyrinogen oxidase, with protein sequence MSSKRLVIVGGGISGLAAAYYAEKQFPDMNITLLEAEGRLGGKVATFRDEGLTIERGPDSYVARKHVLTDLIEEIGLGNQLVRNNTSQAYILDARGLHPIPKGAVMGIPTDLELFVQTSLLTEEEKAEVTERLLHPAADLTIPERDIPLGEYLRPRLGDALVEKLIEPLLSGIYAGDIDRMSTFATYPQFVANEQKAGSLFEGMRLMRPLDQQQGPTLKATGQFLSLATGLESLVERLEEVLERTEIRLETPLRSIERENDGRYRLETDHGPEFADDILLTIPHRQVVSLLPEVTLPGLANLSTHSTATVTLIFDKETALPIDGTGFIVNRRAPYSITACTAIDQKWNHAAPNHTVLRAFIGRPGKDALVRESDEVIERVVLEDLEKICGRALQPERIVISRLLDGLPAYTVGHAERIQEVRDTVASHYPHIYLAGLAYDGVGLPDCVAGVKTTLEQMALQQPEPCQES encoded by the coding sequence ATGTCCAGTAAACGTCTCGTCATCGTAGGCGGCGGTATTTCAGGACTTGCGGCTGCCTACTATGCAGAGAAACAGTTTCCGGATATGAACATCACGTTACTCGAGGCAGAAGGTCGTCTCGGTGGGAAGGTAGCGACATTCCGAGATGAAGGACTAACGATCGAACGTGGTCCAGATTCGTATGTTGCACGAAAACACGTGCTGACCGATCTCATCGAAGAGATTGGATTAGGCAATCAGCTCGTTCGGAACAATACGTCGCAAGCCTATATCTTAGATGCGCGTGGTCTTCATCCAATTCCGAAAGGTGCCGTGATGGGAATCCCGACGGATTTAGAGTTGTTCGTACAAACCTCTCTATTGACGGAAGAGGAAAAAGCAGAAGTGACGGAGCGATTGCTCCATCCTGCTGCTGATTTAACGATTCCGGAACGAGATATTCCACTAGGGGAATACTTGCGTCCACGCCTAGGGGATGCACTCGTCGAGAAGTTGATCGAACCGCTTCTTTCAGGTATTTATGCGGGGGATATCGACCGGATGAGCACGTTTGCGACATATCCACAATTTGTCGCGAATGAGCAAAAGGCAGGAAGCTTGTTTGAGGGGATGCGCCTCATGCGTCCGCTTGATCAGCAACAAGGTCCGACGCTCAAAGCGACAGGTCAATTCTTGTCGCTCGCAACAGGACTCGAATCGCTCGTCGAACGATTGGAAGAAGTGCTCGAACGGACAGAGATTCGTCTCGAAACACCGCTTCGATCAATCGAACGTGAGAACGACGGACGGTATCGTCTCGAAACAGACCATGGTCCGGAGTTCGCTGATGATATTTTATTGACGATCCCACATCGCCAAGTCGTTTCCTTGTTACCAGAAGTAACACTTCCCGGACTCGCGAACCTTTCGACACACTCGACAGCGACCGTCACATTGATTTTTGACAAGGAAACAGCGTTACCAATTGATGGGACAGGGTTCATCGTCAATCGTCGAGCACCGTATTCGATTACAGCGTGCACGGCGATTGATCAAAAATGGAATCATGCAGCACCGAATCATACGGTACTTCGTGCCTTCATTGGACGTCCTGGGAAAGACGCCCTCGTTCGAGAATCAGACGAAGTGATCGAGCGCGTCGTCTTAGAAGATCTAGAAAAAATTTGTGGTCGTGCACTTCAACCGGAACGCATCGTTATCAGTCGTTTATTAGATGGATTACCTGCCTATACGGTCGGACATGCGGAACGGATTCAAGAAGTGCGAGACACTGTCGCTTCTCATTATCCACATATTTATTTAGCAGGACTTGCCTATGATGGTGTTGGACTGCCAGATTGTGTCGCAGGTGTCAAAACGACACTTGAACAAATGGCGTTACAACAACCGGAACCGTGCCAAGAGTCATGA
- the cls gene encoding cardiolipin synthase, with translation MVEVWSTFTIIIVYGLLIMNILAVLTVIFLERRDIGATWAWVFILYFVPLVGFFVYLFFGRLLKKTNFYRITEEEQLEHDRRITLQKKELTTMGRHPMIQKHRDMIRMNLMSNGSLLSLSNQLQILSDGEQKFNRMIQDIQQAEHEVNIQYYIIQKDRLGLALIDTLTDCARRGIKVRLLYDAVGSRSLKRTDFKELLAHGGEVFAFFPSTIGFVNFRLNNRNHRKSCIIDGRIGYIGGFNVGTEYLGIDEKFGYWRDTHFRLEGDVVHDQLDRFILDWNQASDIYTEKSLFYYGTHTIHDILPMQIVTSGPDSRSEYLKLALIKMINEAKRTIYIQSPYFIPDTSYLDACKAALLSGVEVRIMIPNKPDHPFVYWATTAAVGELLSYGANVYTYESGFLHAKTIVVDGEIASVGTTNIDARSFRLNFEMNTIVYDQGIATELERLFLADCDVSKLMTVESYAARSRMIKFKESISRLLSPIL, from the coding sequence ATGGTGGAAGTATGGAGTACGTTCACGATCATCATCGTTTACGGATTGCTTATCATGAATATCTTAGCTGTTTTAACGGTTATTTTTCTGGAACGGCGCGATATTGGAGCGACGTGGGCATGGGTATTTATCTTGTATTTCGTTCCACTCGTCGGATTTTTCGTCTATCTCTTTTTCGGAAGACTATTGAAAAAAACGAATTTTTATCGGATCACGGAAGAAGAACAATTGGAACATGATAGACGGATTACTTTGCAGAAAAAAGAATTAACGACGATGGGAAGACATCCGATGATTCAAAAACACCGAGACATGATTCGAATGAATTTGATGTCGAACGGTTCGCTACTCAGTCTTTCGAATCAATTGCAGATCCTTTCAGATGGGGAACAGAAGTTCAATCGGATGATTCAAGATATTCAACAGGCTGAGCATGAAGTGAATATTCAGTACTACATCATTCAAAAGGACCGCCTCGGATTAGCGTTGATTGATACATTAACTGACTGTGCCCGCCGCGGGATCAAAGTTCGACTGTTGTACGATGCTGTCGGTTCACGTAGCCTCAAACGAACAGATTTTAAGGAGTTATTAGCACACGGTGGGGAAGTGTTTGCCTTTTTTCCGTCGACGATCGGGTTCGTCAATTTTCGATTAAATAATCGCAATCATCGTAAATCCTGTATCATCGATGGTCGCATTGGTTATATCGGTGGATTTAACGTTGGTACAGAATATCTCGGAATCGATGAAAAGTTCGGCTACTGGCGAGATACGCATTTTCGTTTAGAAGGTGACGTCGTTCACGATCAACTGGATCGCTTTATTCTCGACTGGAACCAAGCAAGTGATATCTACACGGAAAAATCGCTGTTTTACTACGGAACACATACGATTCATGATATTTTACCGATGCAAATCGTCACGTCTGGACCGGATTCTCGCTCAGAATATTTAAAGCTTGCCTTGATCAAGATGATCAACGAAGCGAAACGAACGATTTATATCCAATCGCCTTATTTCATTCCAGACACGAGTTATTTAGATGCGTGTAAGGCAGCCTTATTATCAGGAGTGGAAGTGCGCATCATGATCCCGAACAAACCGGATCATCCTTTCGTTTACTGGGCAACGACTGCTGCTGTAGGAGAGCTGCTGTCTTACGGAGCTAACGTCTATACGTATGAGTCTGGATTTTTGCATGCGAAAACAATCGTCGTCGATGGCGAAATTGCTTCAGTTGGAACAACGAATATTGATGCGCGAAGTTTTCGTTTGAATTTTGAGATGAATACGATTGTCTATGATCAAGGTATCGCAACTGAATTGGAACGACTTTTCCTAGCTGATTGTGACGTCTCGAAACTCATGACGGTCGAGTCCTATGCGGCACGTTCAAGAATGATCAAATTCAAAGAAAGTATTTCACGTTTACTGTCACCAATCTTGTAA
- a CDS encoding Cof-type HAD-IIB family hydrolase — protein MTNPIKLLVSDMDGTVLSGKQRIEPETIQAIEAAREQGVEFAIATGRNYLNAKELTDAAGIHCPIIASNGARVMTVDGEELSATTLTTEQAQQIYGIISQYEVFFEMFCDQGLVTAQGATIDAAYDSLKELSEESDRAKQVLDFFHDRYYVHEDVKMIDGFRSYIRNQAGQVFKFISFSFDQELMKTIWQEIEQKVDGVYVTSSGHDNIEVMAVGADKGTAVKILADHLGVPIEQVAVIGDNLNDLPMFKVAGKAIAMGNGHDEAKAIAHHVTKTNDEHGVGYAIQQLASRAW, from the coding sequence ATGACAAATCCAATCAAACTACTCGTATCAGACATGGATGGTACCGTTCTTTCGGGTAAACAACGAATTGAACCGGAGACGATTCAAGCAATTGAAGCAGCACGCGAGCAAGGTGTAGAATTTGCAATTGCAACAGGACGTAACTACTTAAACGCGAAGGAATTAACGGATGCAGCAGGTATTCACTGTCCGATCATCGCCTCAAACGGAGCGCGCGTCATGACGGTCGATGGAGAAGAATTGAGTGCGACGACGTTAACGACGGAGCAAGCGCAACAAATTTACGGCATCATCAGCCAATATGAAGTTTTCTTCGAGATGTTCTGTGATCAAGGACTCGTGACAGCACAGGGGGCAACGATCGATGCAGCCTACGATTCGCTGAAAGAGCTAAGTGAAGAAAGTGATCGGGCAAAACAAGTCCTTGATTTCTTCCACGATCGTTATTATGTCCATGAAGATGTCAAGATGATTGATGGATTCCGATCGTACATTCGCAATCAAGCGGGTCAAGTGTTCAAGTTCATTTCGTTTTCATTTGATCAAGAATTAATGAAAACGATTTGGCAAGAAATCGAACAGAAGGTCGACGGTGTATATGTTACATCATCAGGACATGATAACATCGAAGTCATGGCAGTTGGTGCTGATAAAGGTACAGCGGTCAAAATTCTTGCCGATCATCTCGGTGTACCGATTGAACAAGTTGCTGTCATCGGCGATAACTTGAACGATCTTCCGATGTTCAAAGTTGCTGGCAAGGCGATTGCGATGGGGAATGGTCACGATGAAGCAAAAGCAATCGCCCATCACGTGACGAAAACAAACGATGAGCACGGCGTCGGATATGCGATTCAGCAGTTGGCGTCCCGTGCTTGGTAA
- the mscL gene encoding large-conductance mechanosensitive channel protein MscL yields the protein MFKAFKEFAFRGNVIDLAVGVILGAAFSGIIKSLVDSVFMPLIGIIIGGIDVKGLSVMVGNAELQYGQFLQASIEFLLIAFALFIFVKGITSFRKKEEVVEEEAVPTTEEKLLTEIRDALIRQNGSSTKN from the coding sequence ATGTTTAAGGCCTTCAAGGAGTTCGCATTTCGCGGGAATGTGATTGATTTAGCGGTCGGGGTCATTCTTGGTGCAGCCTTTAGCGGTATCATCAAGTCGCTCGTCGACAGTGTCTTCATGCCGTTGATCGGAATCATCATTGGTGGCATTGATGTCAAAGGATTATCAGTCATGGTCGGAAATGCGGAGTTACAATATGGTCAATTTCTTCAAGCGAGTATTGAATTCTTATTGATTGCCTTTGCTCTGTTCATCTTTGTTAAAGGCATTACTTCGTTCCGGAAAAAGGAAGAAGTCGTTGAAGAAGAAGCAGTCCCGACGACAGAAGAAAAATTATTAACAGAAATTCGGGATGCCCTGATTCGTCAAAATGGGTCATCAACGAAAAACTGA
- a CDS encoding ATP-dependent helicase codes for MHEDFFEQMERLTGIQLNPVQRQAIEHDHGPLLLLASPGSGKTTTLNFKIAYLILQKRIEPHRILGLTFSKAAAREMADRFYHLFHELIGTTAAFSTIHSFAFQVVRDHTSQQRLSYTIIEGPMDQQHPNAPHKRMLLRRIFQEINRSVVTDDQMDELLRMISFVKNRLLSLKEIKAVPTTIKHFPDIYVAYEQFKSRDPLHPLLDFDDMLTYANTILEQDRRLLQHYQRRFDYILTDESQDTSLVQHQLVEKLALPHNRLCVVADDDQTLYSWRGADASKILHFKDTYPNATVLYMEQNYRSSQDIVSVANQFIQRNKARYPKQMFTENDSVRPIILETLPTYEDQTRYLLNQLRTETNYREVAILYRNNASSINVMNALDQANIPFYIKDVDHKFFSHWILKDILNFMTFAQDPTDIEVLATIHTKFAGYISKAQLAQLQQFDTGESLFDLLINKIDMKFYQKKQLQQMKRTFASIQTVRPSAALSLIRHELGYEKNLRKMSESLGFSLDHLLETLNTIDNIASDVPTLLAFRERISHLEQLMRDAKQNKNQNAVTLSTFHSAKGLEFDRVFMIDLVAGILPSADTIKAYKNGQLDDMEEAARLFYVGMTRARHELHLLSYRFKSKSYDVSPFVEDVHRLVTPDDAKRKTERQRPAVATRASVPPLPITENMRVSHTAFGPGTVLHLVDDVLEISFDQGMKKQLSLQVCSENALLEIL; via the coding sequence ATGCATGAAGATTTTTTCGAACAGATGGAGCGATTGACCGGTATTCAGCTGAATCCTGTTCAACGACAGGCAATCGAACATGACCATGGTCCTTTGCTGTTGCTCGCCTCACCCGGCTCTGGAAAAACAACGACTCTTAATTTTAAGATTGCTTATTTGATTTTACAAAAACGCATCGAACCGCATCGTATTCTAGGTCTGACGTTCAGTAAAGCAGCAGCCCGTGAGATGGCGGACCGATTCTATCATTTGTTCCATGAACTAATCGGAACAACTGCGGCTTTTTCGACGATCCATAGTTTTGCTTTTCAAGTCGTCCGGGATCATACGTCCCAACAACGTCTCTCCTATACGATCATCGAAGGTCCGATGGATCAACAACATCCAAATGCTCCACATAAACGGATGTTACTCCGAAGGATTTTCCAAGAAATCAATCGAAGTGTCGTCACTGATGATCAGATGGATGAGTTATTACGAATGATTTCCTTCGTCAAAAACCGTCTTCTTTCTTTAAAGGAAATCAAGGCAGTTCCGACGACGATCAAACATTTTCCTGACATCTATGTCGCATATGAACAATTCAAATCGCGTGATCCATTACATCCCTTACTCGACTTTGATGATATGTTGACGTATGCGAATACGATTCTTGAACAAGACCGTCGTTTATTGCAACATTACCAACGTCGTTTCGACTATATCTTAACGGATGAGAGTCAAGATACGTCACTTGTCCAACATCAATTGGTTGAAAAGCTAGCCTTACCACACAATCGTCTTTGTGTTGTCGCCGATGATGATCAGACGTTATACAGCTGGCGTGGCGCAGACGCTTCTAAAATTTTGCACTTCAAGGATACGTATCCAAATGCGACAGTCCTATACATGGAACAAAATTATCGTTCGTCTCAAGACATCGTCTCGGTTGCTAATCAATTCATTCAGCGTAATAAAGCACGCTATCCAAAACAGATGTTTACAGAGAATGATTCTGTTCGTCCGATCATCTTAGAAACACTACCTACTTACGAGGATCAAACTCGCTATCTATTGAACCAATTACGAACAGAGACGAATTATCGTGAAGTAGCCATCTTATATCGCAACAATGCCTCATCGATTAATGTGATGAACGCCTTGGATCAAGCAAACATTCCGTTCTACATTAAGGATGTCGACCATAAATTCTTCAGTCATTGGATTTTGAAGGATATTTTAAACTTCATGACATTCGCACAAGATCCGACAGATATCGAGGTTTTAGCAACCATTCATACAAAGTTTGCCGGGTACATCTCAAAAGCTCAGCTCGCTCAACTACAGCAGTTCGATACAGGTGAGTCTTTGTTTGATCTACTCATCAATAAAATTGATATGAAGTTCTATCAAAAGAAACAACTTCAGCAAATGAAGCGCACCTTCGCTTCGATTCAGACTGTTCGACCGTCCGCTGCGCTATCCTTGATTCGTCATGAGCTAGGCTATGAAAAGAATTTGCGAAAAATGAGTGAGAGTCTTGGTTTTAGCCTCGATCACTTGCTCGAGACATTGAATACGATTGATAATATCGCGAGCGATGTACCGACGTTACTCGCCTTCCGCGAACGGATATCGCATCTTGAACAATTAATGCGTGATGCCAAACAAAATAAAAATCAAAATGCAGTCACCCTTTCAACCTTTCACAGTGCGAAGGGACTCGAATTTGATCGTGTCTTCATGATTGATTTAGTCGCGGGTATTCTTCCATCCGCTGATACGATTAAGGCCTATAAGAACGGACAACTCGATGATATGGAAGAAGCAGCACGATTGTTTTATGTTGGGATGACACGAGCCCGTCACGAGCTACATCTCCTTTCGTATCGATTTAAATCGAAGTCGTACGATGTTTCCCCATTCGTCGAAGATGTTCACCGTCTCGTTACGCCGGATGATGCCAAACGGAAGACAGAACGTCAGCGCCCTGCTGTTGCAACAAGAGCTAGTGTTCCTCCGTTACCGATTACCGAGAACATGCGTGTCTCTCATACGGCGTTTGGTCCAGGGACGGTTTTGCATCTGGTCGATGACGTATTAGAAATTTCGTTCGATCAAGGAATGAAGAAACAGCTATCACTACAAGTCTGTTCCGAGAATGCCTTACTCGAAATTTTATGA
- a CDS encoding GNAT family N-acetyltransferase, translating to MSVVKLHMYTNEHYEQCDAFILPEEQVQFTSFPTDVVTDAVAHPDKFPVVIKKDELVVGFFILHLNPPKTHRTDEQSVLLRAFSIDARHQHQGYAKEAMMQLPEFVHHHFPEVTAITLAVNKKNIAAKSLYFKTGYVDTLQSVMGPIGEQHILAFDLEKELRLKQ from the coding sequence ATGTCTGTAGTGAAATTACACATGTATACGAATGAACATTATGAACAATGTGATGCGTTCATTCTTCCGGAAGAGCAAGTCCAATTCACTTCTTTTCCAACGGATGTCGTCACAGACGCAGTTGCCCACCCAGATAAATTTCCAGTTGTCATTAAAAAAGATGAGCTCGTCGTCGGATTTTTTATTCTCCACCTCAATCCACCTAAAACGCATCGAACCGACGAACAAAGTGTCTTGTTACGTGCCTTCTCCATTGATGCGCGTCATCAGCACCAAGGGTACGCAAAAGAAGCGATGATGCAGTTACCGGAGTTTGTTCATCATCATTTCCCAGAAGTCACAGCGATTACACTTGCGGTCAATAAAAAGAACATTGCAGCAAAATCACTCTATTTCAAGACGGGATACGTTGATACGCTACAGTCTGTCATGGGACCAATCGGAGAGCAGCACATCCTCGCGTTCGATTTAGAAAAAGAATTGCGATTAAAGCAGTGA
- a CDS encoding glycoside hydrolase family 32 protein, whose protein sequence is MNQWTREARYRPLSDVDPSVYQAMKEEVRTSPWRFSYHIQPPTGLLNDPNGFVYHNGLYHLFYQWFPLGPVHGLKYWYHMTSKDLVHWFDEGAALIPNDDPDSHGAYSGSGFIKDDQVHIMYTGNKRDADWNRHTSQIVGHLRSDGRIEKHLPPAIPTVPEGYTEHFRDPKVFQNASGMWYCIIGAQRSDLTGCTVIYQSQNAEHWTFLGELQTNYQTFGYMWECPDYFELDGKGILLFSPQGIEPDGANYQNIFQSGYFIGEPLALPNLEFTHESFQELDFGFDFYAPQTTEAADGRRILVGWMGLPDINYPSDIYNWAHALTLPRELSIEYGQLRQRPVRELTQLRKETLFDETILFEQNVTIGEAEIFELVLSDLKLTSDSFRFSVRQEATEETVFHYDAASRQFSIDRSRSGVEVPAESFGTSRSTVLTKDLHTLRLFIDRSSFELFLNDGEAVASGRIFPKGSSRGIEFSGEATAHLSLYDLS, encoded by the coding sequence ATGAATCAATGGACACGTGAAGCACGATATCGTCCCCTCTCGGATGTCGATCCGAGCGTTTACCAAGCGATGAAGGAAGAAGTTCGAACGTCTCCTTGGCGATTTTCCTATCATATTCAACCACCAACTGGACTCTTGAATGACCCGAACGGTTTCGTCTATCACAACGGTCTCTATCATTTATTCTATCAATGGTTTCCACTCGGACCCGTCCATGGGCTGAAGTACTGGTATCACATGACATCAAAAGATCTAGTACATTGGTTTGATGAAGGAGCCGCCTTGATTCCAAATGACGATCCTGATTCGCATGGTGCTTATTCTGGTAGTGGATTCATTAAAGATGACCAAGTCCACATCATGTACACCGGTAACAAGCGGGATGCCGATTGGAATCGTCATACGAGTCAAATCGTCGGACATCTTCGCTCGGATGGTCGAATCGAAAAACATTTACCCCCTGCTATTCCAACTGTTCCTGAAGGGTACACTGAACATTTTCGTGATCCGAAAGTATTTCAAAACGCATCCGGTATGTGGTACTGCATCATTGGTGCACAGCGGAGTGATTTAACAGGATGTACTGTCATTTATCAATCTCAAAATGCAGAGCACTGGACGTTCCTCGGTGAGCTACAGACGAATTATCAGACATTCGGTTATATGTGGGAATGCCCTGACTATTTCGAACTCGATGGAAAAGGTATTCTTCTATTTAGTCCACAAGGGATCGAGCCCGACGGTGCGAACTATCAAAATATTTTTCAGTCCGGTTATTTCATCGGTGAACCATTAGCATTACCAAACTTAGAATTCACACATGAATCATTCCAAGAACTCGACTTCGGATTTGACTTCTATGCGCCACAAACAACAGAGGCAGCAGACGGTCGACGGATTCTCGTTGGTTGGATGGGCTTACCAGATATCAATTATCCTTCTGATATCTATAACTGGGCTCATGCTTTGACATTACCTCGTGAACTATCGATTGAATACGGACAACTTCGTCAACGGCCCGTTCGCGAACTGACACAACTCCGAAAAGAGACGCTGTTTGACGAAACAATTCTTTTCGAACAGAATGTGACGATTGGTGAAGCTGAGATTTTCGAACTCGTCCTTTCAGATCTGAAACTGACGTCTGATTCGTTCCGCTTCTCTGTTCGCCAAGAGGCAACAGAAGAGACGGTATTCCACTATGATGCTGCGTCTCGTCAATTTTCGATTGATCGAAGCCGTTCAGGTGTGGAAGTGCCTGCCGAATCATTCGGCACTTCGCGGTCGACTGTTCTTACGAAGGACTTGCATACGTTACGCTTGTTCATCGATCGATCTTCATTCGAACTTTTCCTGAATGATGGAGAAGCCGTTGCAAGCGGACGTATTTTCCCGAAAGGATCGAGCCGAGGGATTGAATTCTCAGGTGAAGCCACTGCCCACCTCTCACTCTATGATTTATCATAA
- a CDS encoding diguanylate cyclase domain-containing protein encodes MSRPSIRFDILLAGLISLLFFSMTLLLTFFISQHATSRLRSEVGMNLSTTAHQLSDKLDHYMWSRYAEVKLLGSLSTIQKENQTTETRQTLEELQRQIPDFSWIGRLDVEGKVIASTNQILEGTSIKERPVFQKALSQPFIGDVHEAVLLAKLLPNPSGEPLQFVDISTPLYDKGRFSGVLATHLSFEWAKAIEQSFQSATSSLQQVDVFIISQDRKTILLGPNGWSGQTLPGNVTLSENASMTASWKGKEFVSGQSTSSGYKEYDGLGWTVLVRQPTSVAFADADALRQTIFIAGLIASLITAVLGWMLARLLTRPLLKITHAAQQMQDDPSKSLPNHRGIREIETLTDALQQLIHRLLHTEQEKLTFERLSQRDSLTGLANRNGLAQYIEQLPTDTHSIYLCLDLDGFKSVNDTYGHALGDLLLIEVSQRLEQLLPPGGFVARLGGDEFIIVLTTQSLVEAQYLGEQWIAHVSMPYHLEEQTVNIGMSIGLAEQVTGESLEQVMHRADLALYRSKQNGRGCMSVH; translated from the coding sequence ATGTCCAGACCCTCAATTCGCTTTGACATCCTGTTAGCAGGATTGATTTCCCTATTATTTTTCAGCATGACACTCTTGTTGACCTTCTTTATTAGTCAACATGCGACAAGCCGGCTTCGATCAGAAGTTGGGATGAATCTGTCAACGACCGCTCACCAGCTATCCGATAAGCTCGATCATTACATGTGGTCACGCTATGCGGAAGTGAAATTGCTCGGCTCCTTGTCAACCATTCAAAAAGAAAATCAAACAACAGAAACGCGCCAAACACTCGAAGAATTACAACGGCAGATCCCTGACTTTTCTTGGATCGGTCGCTTAGATGTCGAGGGTAAGGTCATTGCCTCAACGAATCAGATTCTTGAAGGAACGTCAATTAAAGAACGACCTGTCTTTCAAAAAGCCTTATCACAGCCATTCATTGGTGATGTCCATGAAGCCGTCCTATTAGCGAAATTATTACCAAACCCAAGTGGTGAACCGCTACAATTCGTTGATATCAGTACGCCATTATATGATAAAGGACGATTTTCCGGTGTCCTCGCGACTCATCTCAGCTTCGAATGGGCAAAAGCAATCGAACAAAGTTTTCAGAGTGCTACGTCCTCTCTTCAACAAGTAGATGTCTTCATCATTAGTCAAGACCGAAAAACGATTTTGCTTGGACCGAACGGATGGAGCGGTCAGACATTGCCCGGTAATGTCACACTTTCTGAGAACGCTTCTATGACCGCCTCCTGGAAAGGAAAAGAATTCGTATCAGGTCAAAGTACAAGCAGTGGCTATAAAGAGTATGATGGACTCGGTTGGACGGTTCTCGTGCGTCAACCGACTTCAGTTGCATTCGCTGATGCTGATGCCTTACGTCAAACGATTTTCATCGCTGGATTGATTGCTTCTCTCATTACAGCGGTACTCGGCTGGATGTTAGCAAGACTATTAACACGACCGCTACTAAAAATCACCCACGCGGCACAACAAATGCAGGATGATCCCTCAAAATCACTTCCGAACCATCGCGGAATTAGAGAAATTGAGACCCTAACGGACGCCTTACAACAACTGATTCACCGGTTACTGCATACAGAACAAGAGAAATTAACGTTCGAACGATTGTCGCAACGCGATAGCCTAACTGGTCTTGCGAACCGAAATGGTCTTGCGCAATACATCGAGCAATTGCCTACGGATACGCATTCTATCTACCTCTGTCTGGATTTAGATGGTTTTAAATCAGTTAACGATACATATGGTCACGCCCTTGGTGATCTTCTCCTGATTGAAGTCAGTCAACGGCTAGAACAGTTGCTTCCGCCTGGTGGCTTCGTGGCTCGTCTTGGTGGTGATGAGTTCATCATCGTCTTAACGACACAATCGTTAGTAGAAGCACAATACTTAGGTGAGCAGTGGATTGCTCATGTCTCGATGCCGTATCATTTAGAAGAACAGACCGTAAACATCGGAATGAGTATCGGACTCGCTGAACAAGTGACAGGAGAATCCCTCGAACAGGTCATGCATCGGGCTGATTTAGCACTCTATCGTTCGAAGCAAAACGGCAGAGGATGTATGTCGGTTCATTGA